One window from the genome of Bufo bufo chromosome 4, aBufBuf1.1, whole genome shotgun sequence encodes:
- the LOC120998321 gene encoding gastrula zinc finger protein XlCGF26.1-like → MLSPDYKVEDEDIGQCSSGENLITHNVHPGLHSTDLSYNAPNHKEPSSDQSQIVTTSTGQKDGHYGKFGKPFTYSSTIFRHRGVHTEEKSYSCSECGKYFVFKSHLVKHERIHTREKPYSCSECGKCFANKLNCFIHERIHRGEKPFSCFDCRKCFNTKPKLREHQRSHTGEKPYSCSHCGRSFTKKSNYMRHERIHTGEKPFSCSECEKCFINKSELVIHERSHTGEKPFSCSDCGKCFTNKPSLVIHERIHTGEKPFSCSDCGKCFTNKSNLVIHERSHTGEKPYSCSQCGKSFTNKSYIVRHERIHTGEKLFSCTKCEKCFINKSSLVIHQRYHTGERPYSCSECEKCFINKSELVIHERIHTGEKPFSCSDCGKCFTNKSNLVIHERSHTGEKPYSCSQCGKSFTNKSYIVRHERIHTGEKLFSCSECEKCFINKSSLVIHQRSHTGERPYSCSECGKSFTNNSHLVRHERIHTGEKPFSCSECGKCFTNKSSLVIHQRSHTGERPYSCSECGKCFKEKSHLITHERIHTGEKPFSCSECEKCFINKSDLVIHKRSHTGEKPYPCSECGKCFTNRSNLVKHEKNHAELKRFGRTPHEIF, encoded by the coding sequence ATGTTATCACCAGATTATAAAGTAGAAGATGAAGATATCGGGCAgtgctcttcaggagaaaacctcattacccataatgtccatccaggacttcacagtacagatctatCATATAATGCTCCTAATCATAAGGAACCTTCttctgaccaatcacagattgttaccacAAGTACTGGGCAGAAAGATGGTCACTATGGTAAATTTGGAAAGCCATTTACATATAGCTCAACAATTTTTAGGCACAGAGGAGTtcacacagaagagaagtcgtattcctgttcagaatgtgggaaatatttcgtatttaaatcacatcttgttaaacacgagagaattcacacaagagagaagccatattcatgttcagaatgtgggaaatgttttgcaaataaattaaactgcttCATACATGAAAGAATTCACAgaggggagaaaccattttcatgttttgattgtagaaaatgttttaataCTAAACCAAAACTTAGGGAACATCAGaggagtcacacaggagagaaaccatattcgtgTTCACATTGTGGCAGATCttttacaaaaaaatctaatTATATGAGACATGagcgaattcacacaggagagaagccattttcatgttcagaatgtgaaaaatgcTTTATAAATAAATCAgagcttgttatacatgagagaagtcacacaggagagaagccattttcatgttcagactgtgggaaatgttttacaaataaaccaagtcttgttatacatgagagaattcacacaggagagaagccattttcatgttcagactgtgggaaatgttttacaaataaatcaaatcttgttatacatgagagaagtcacacaggagagaaaccatattcgtgTTCACAGTGTGGCAAATCTTTTACAAATAAATCATATATTGtgagacatgagagaattcacacaggagagaagctattCTCATGTACAAAATGTGAGAAATGCTTTATaaataaatcaagtcttgttatacatcagagatatcacacaggagagaggccatattcatgctcagaatgtgagaaatgcttTATAAATAAATCCgagcttgttatacatgagagaattcacacaggagagaagccattttcatgttcagactgtgggaaatgttttacaaataaatcaaatcttgttatacatgagagaagtcacacaggagagaaaccatattcgtgTTCACAGTGTGGCAAATCTTTTACAAATAAATCATATATTGTGAGACATGagcgaattcacacaggagagaagctattctcatgttcagaatgtgagaaatgctttataaataaatcaagtcttgttatacatcagagatctcacacaggagagaggccatattcatgctcagaatgcgGGAAAAGTTTTACAAATAATtcacatcttgttagacatgagcgaattcacacaggagagaagccattttcatgctcagaatgcgggaaatgttttacgaataaatcaagtcttgttatacatcagagatctcacacaggagagaggccatattcatgctcagaatgcgGGAAATGTTTTAAAGAAAAATCACATCTTATTACACATGagcgaattcacacaggagagaagccattttcatgttcagaatgtgagaaatgcttTATAAATAAATCGGACCTTGTTATACacaagagaagtcacacaggagagaaaccgtatCCATGCTCAgagtgtggaaaatgttttacaaataGATCAAATCTCGTTAAACATGAGAAAAATCACGCCGAGTTGAAGCGATTTGGAAGGACTCCCCATGAAATCTTTTAA